CGCCGACCAGCTTGAGCAGCGAGGCCGGCTCGTGCCGCGTGATCGCCCAGGTGATCAGGAAGGCGAAGATCGGCGTCGTCGAGGCCAGCACCACGGTGTTGGAAGCCGGTACATAGAGCTGCGCCCAGGTGATCACCAGGAACGGGATCGTGGAGTTGATGGTCTGCTGGAAGGCGAACAGTTTCCAGGCCTTGATGTCGGTCGGGATGCGGATGCCGCGGATCCACAGCACCACGAGCAGGAATAGGGCGGCGACCAGCGAGCGCGCGGAGATGAAGGTGACCGGCGGGATCGAGCCGAGCCCGATCTTGGTCAGCGGATAGGTCGAGCTCCAGCAGCAGGCCAGCGCCAGCAGCAGCGCATAGTCGCGCCAGCCGCGCGCGCCCGGCACCGACGCCGTGATCCCGGGAGCCGTTACGCCACTCGCTTTCGCTCCTTGTTTGAGCACGTTCCGGGTCATGCTCTGGCTGTGCTCTTCGGCACTTCGACTGGCTCCCCGCGCATTGGCGCGCAGCAAAACTGATACTTCGGGAGCTGACCCGAGGCCAGCGCAAGTTTAACGACCCTTCGTGCCGTTCAATCCCGCGAGACGGTATTTGGAAGGGCCGGCTCGGCATCCGCGGAGCCGGACTGTGCTCCGGCATCCGACGTCGTTTCCCACCAGTCGCCGAGCGCATCGATCAGCGGCACCAGCCGGTGGCCGGCTGGCGTGAGCTGGTATTCGACGCGCAGCGGGTAGCCGTCGAATTCGGTGCGCTCGACGATGCCGGCGTCCTCCAGCTTGCGCAGCTCAAGCGTCAGCATCTTGTGCGAGATGGTCGGGTTGTCGCGGCGCAGGTCGCTGAAGCGTTTGGTGCCCTGCTTCAGATAGTAGATCAGCAGGGTCGGCCAGCGACCGCTCAGGATCTGCATCACTTCCTCGATCGGGCAGCGGGAGACGAGAGATTTCATGGCGGCTCGTGGTTACAAAAAGGTGCGTAATTTACTTCACGGATGTGGCGAATAGGGTCCGGCTCCGCTGCGCAGCGTGATCGTCTGACATACCGGAGACCACATCATGGAACCTATCCTCATCTATGGCTTCCCGCTCGGAAGCTCCATGGGGCTCGTCGCAGCCCTCGAATGGCTGCGCAAGCCCTACCGCCTTTGCCGCGTCGACATGCTCGGCGAAATGCGCGATCCCTCCTATGCCCGGATCAATCCGCGGCATGAGACGCCGGCCTTCGTCACCGACCAGGGCAGATTGCTCACCGAGAACATGGCGATCGCAAGCTGGCTGGCGGAACGCGATACCGAGCGCCGCATCAGCTTCGAGCCGTTGTCGCCGCAGGCCGACCGGATGCGTCAGCTGATGGCCTTCGTGAACACCGGCTTCACCGCGGCGTTCAGTCCGCTATGGGCCGCGCTGGAAATGCAGACGCCGAATCCCGCAATGCAGTCTGTGCTGCGGCAGTGGGGGCAGGGCAATGTCGTGCAGCGGCACGACAGGCTCGAGGAGCTGATCGGCGATGCGCCGTTCCTGCTCGGCGACCACCCGACATTGGCGGATGGGCTGCTGATCGGAGTCGCGCGCTGGCTCGACTTCCACGCCGTCGCCGACCGCAATCGCTGGCCGAAACTGTCCGCACTTCGCACGCGCCTCGAGGCCGATCCGGCCGTGATCTACGCGACGGCGCTGGAGAGCGGTGAGAGCAGCCCCGCGGGGTCAGGCGCCTGCGCCGGTCACGTTGCGCTCGCCGAGGTGATCGAGCGGTTCGGCACGCCGCGCGCGTGAGGATTCCAGGCCGTGATTGCGAGGCGGTGGACGCCGGTTTGGCGTCCACCGCCTGGAATTTGCCGAAGGATGCTAGCGCAGGACCTCGCTCAGCACCTCGCCATCGACCTGGTGCGGTGTGGTGCCGAGGATCCGCATGATGGTCGGCGCCACGTCGATATTGCGCATGTGCCGCACCACGGTGTCCTTGCGGATCTGCGGCCCCGCGGCGATGAACGTCGCGCTCATCACCGGAAGCTCGGGATCGTGACCGTGGGCGCCGTAGAAGTTCGGCATCGACAGCGCGGTGGTGGCCGAATTGAACGGCGCGTCACCCTGGCGCGCGACGCCGGGGTTCTGGATGCCGTCGAAATTGTAGCCGGGCGCCATCAGCGCGAACACGTCGCCATAGTCCTGGCCGACGGTCTTGCTGGTGCACTGTCCGGTACCGGCGTCGCATTGCAGCGGCCGGGTCTCGACGACGGTGAAGATACGCTGATCCCTGAGCGAGTAGTTGAAGCGCGCGTTGGGATCGACCGCGTTCTTTACCGCATCGGTGATCTGCGCCACCAAGTTGCGGTAAGTCGCAAGATCGACGGTGCCGCCGAGCTCGCGGTTCTGCAGGTTGACGTAGATGTCGGCGGCAGGACCCGAGGTGCGGATCCCGACCTTGCTGGTGTCGATGCCGGCATTGCGCAGGATGTTGGCGAGATTGACCGAGGTGTGGAACGGCGCGAAGCCGTGATCCGACACCACGACGACGTTGCTGTCACGGCCCGCCGCATCGGCGATCTGCTTCACCGCCTTGTCGGCGGTCTGGTAGGCGAAGCGGATGTACGACGCGTAGCGCTTGACCTTGGCCGGATCCTGGTTGGCGCCGATCGAATTCGGATCGGT
This Bradyrhizobium sp. CCBAU 53421 DNA region includes the following protein-coding sequences:
- a CDS encoding glutathione S-transferase family protein: MEPILIYGFPLGSSMGLVAALEWLRKPYRLCRVDMLGEMRDPSYARINPRHETPAFVTDQGRLLTENMAIASWLAERDTERRISFEPLSPQADRMRQLMAFVNTGFTAAFSPLWAALEMQTPNPAMQSVLRQWGQGNVVQRHDRLEELIGDAPFLLGDHPTLADGLLIGVARWLDFHAVADRNRWPKLSALRTRLEADPAVIYATALESGESSPAGSGACAGHVALAEVIERFGTPRA
- a CDS encoding helix-turn-helix domain-containing protein, which codes for MKSLVSRCPIEEVMQILSGRWPTLLIYYLKQGTKRFSDLRRDNPTISHKMLTLELRKLEDAGIVERTEFDGYPLRVEYQLTPAGHRLVPLIDALGDWWETTSDAGAQSGSADAEPALPNTVSRD